The window ACTTTGATATCCGGGTACTGCTCGGATGTAGGCGCCGTCAATGAAAACGGAAATGGTGGATTTGCCGGCTCGGCTGATGCGATAGGGGCTAGCGGCGTCCCACTTTTCAATCTGATCGGCAACCTTGGCGAGCCGGTTGCTGACGGTCCGATGATTGTGTGGTCGCGCGGTCGGCACAAAGAGATCGAGCACCCGGGCAGCCTCTCGAAATGACAGCCGGGAGCCGAGTTCCGCCTGGACTCGCTCCAATTCCGGTGTTGCTCTGCCCTTCAACAAGGTCTCGATGCTCGAGCCCGATGTTGTTGTCTTTCCGCAGGCACAACTGCGGAACCGAGGGACGCGCAAGCGGCAAATGCCGAAGAGCGAGTAGACCGTACGAGATCGATAATCATGAATTCCGTGAAGGCGATCGCAGTCGTGACATTTCCGATCGTGCTGGCTGGCTTGATCCACCTGAAACTGCGTAAGCTCCTCTTGCAGACGGCGTTGTATTGCCTTGCCCTCCTCCAGGGATAGGCCGAAATCGTCGAACCGCGCTCCCTCGACCATGCGCTCGACAACTGCCAGTTCCCGACGTTGTCGAACGCCATTCAACCCAACCAACTCGACCAAGACATTCATCTTCAATTGCGCCATCCACCAGTACCCCTTCTGAAAAGGGTTCTGGTTACACCCAAATTCTTACCCCCATCTTTTTCCCGCTCCCCCGATTGAAATTATTGGTACAGCATTCTCTTAATTAAATACCGAGCGACACCGGCAAAAAGACATAAAACCAGAGAGGGTATCACTCATGGAAGCAACCGCCAGGGCCGATCCAGGAAACGCCGGCAATAGGCTCAGCCCGATAACGGATATGCCTGAGTTCAGCAGCAATTGCCGCCGTGACATCAACGTCTTTCCCGACATTTCGTGTTCCTCATCTTTTTGCGGCTCCGAAGTGGAGTCGCTATGCACCGATTGATTCACCTCCCACTTCGCGCTTTTAAGTTGCCAACAAAGTCGATGACTGATCCGCGGTTCGTTGGGCCAAAGGATTCTTCCAACGGAGAGAGGTCGCCTGCGTCGGTACACCCGCCAGGTAATCACTTCTGGTCCGCGAGCGGACGTAGCGTTCCGGAAAGCCGGTAGAAATCCGATTGCGGGGTGGTGAAGAAGGTCAGCGAAGAGCCCCTCTCGAAATTGTCGACATGCACGACGGTCGAGCCGTCGGCTTCCTGCCAGGAAATGACGTAGGTGCCACCGTCGAGTTCCTTCCATTCAAAGGCGACTCCCGCAGTGGCGCCCTTGAGCGGGCCGTCGGTGATCTCATAGGTGAGGCTGTTCTTTTCGCCGGAATAGGCGTTGGTGGCGACGAGATCGCCATAGTCGACTTCAAAGGTTCGGCCTGCAAAGGGAAATGCGAACATTGGGGATATTTCCATTGACGATCAGGGGTTGAGAAAATGAAGGGAGAGGCGGACGCCCCTCCCCTCCGGATATCAGGCAGCCTTGTCCCATACCGGCGCTAGGCCGTCCGGCGACACGATGCGGCCGCCGGGAACAGCCAGTGCATGGATGGCGGCCATTTCATCGGCCGAGAGTGCGAAGTCGAAAATCGCGAAGTTTTCGGCGGCGCGGGCCTCGCCGACCGTCTTGGACAGCGCGATGACGCCCTCCTGCTGAACAAGCCAGCGCAGAACCACTTGCGCGACCGACTTGCCGTGCTTGGCGCCAATGTCCTTGAGGACGGAGTCGTTAAAGACCTTGCCGTCGGCCATGCCGTAGTAGCCAGTGATCGACATGCCAGCCTTCTTCGCAGCTGCAATCACAACATCCTGATTCAGATAGGGATGGTACTCGATCTGGTTGGTGACGATCGGGGCCTGCGAGAGCTTGACCGACTCGGCCATCAAGTCGGTGTTGAAGTTGGAAACGCCGATATGGCGGACCTTGCCGGCTTGCTTCACCTCGTTCAGCGCGCCGATCTGCTCGGCAAGCGAAACCGCTTCGTTCGGCCAGTGCAGCAGCAGCAGGTCGACATAATCGGTCTTCAGCTTCTTCAGGCTCTCATCGACGGACTTGATGAAGGCGTCGTGCCCGTAGTTCTCGACCCAGACCTTGGTGGTCAGGAAGATATCGCCACGAGCCACGCCGGAGTTGACGATGGCTTCGCCGACTTCCGCTTCATTGCCATAGATCTGCGCGGTATCGACATGGCGGAAACCAACCTTCACGGCATGGGGAACGATCCTGAGCACGTCGGCGCCAGGTACGCGGAAGGTGCCGAAGCCGAGGGCCGGAATGGTGGCGCCATTGGCGGTTACATTATGCATTGGTTGCTCCTTGGTTATTCCGCAGCGGTCTTCGCTGGGGAGGATTGGCGGTTGAGGGCAGGCAGGACATCGCGCGACAATTCGTCGATCACCTCGTTGAGCGGCCGCCGCGAAGGCCGCAGCAGAAGTGCAAGATGGTCGACGCCGGCGTCCTCCAGCGCATGCAGGTGGTCGATGAAGGCGTTGCGCCCAGTACGGGCACCGAAGCGGCGCGGCGTTGGCTGATCGTCTGGATCGTCGGCCAGATCGAGGTGGAAGGCGCTGACGAAAGCGCCGCGCGGCAGGCCGAGGGCTTTGCGGGCAGTGGTCCAGTCGCGCGCCTGGGCGGCGAGCCGCTCCACCCCGTTAGGATAGACGAACCGCCCCTGCATGTTGGCGGCGATCCAGTCCGGCGACTGGCGGCCCTGCCCGGCGATGATCATTGGGATCTGGGGCTGCTGCGGCTTCGGCAGCAGGTCGAGGCTTGGTTCGATCCGGCCGTCGCCAAGCGGCAGACCACCGGTCTTCCAGGCATCGCGCAGATAGGAGACGGCGCCGCGGAAGGCTTCGCCGCGGCCCTCAAAGTCAAGACCGAGCAGCGGATATTCCACCGGCCGGTCGCCGGATGCGACGCCGAGGATCAGGCGCCCGCCCGACAGCTTGTCGACGGAAGCGGCCGCCTTGGCGACCATCATCGGATGACGCAGCGGCAGAACGACGGCTGCCGTGCCCAGGGCTATATTCTCGGTAATTCCGGCGAGGAACCCAAGATTGACGAACGGATCGTAGACGGAGCCGGCATCGCCGAAATTGTTCGGATCGAACACCGGCACGTCGCGCATCCAGACGGCGGCGAAACCGGAACGGTCGACCTGGCGCACGAGATCGGGATAGTGAGTGAGATCGGGAACACCGAAGGGACGGCCTTCCTTTACGCGCAGCCCTTCCCGCTCCGGGGACCAGTCGTTGTCGAGCGGAAGCTCGACGCCGAGCGTCAGGCCGCCTTCCGGCTTGCGGATGCGGTCGAGCGCAAAGAACTGGCCTGCGTTGAACGTAGACATGAGAATTCTCCGGGATGAGGCTTGATTGGGCAGGCCCGACGCTGATCGCGCCGGGCCTGCCAGACATTAGGCGGCCTTCAGGACCGGAGCCGCACGGCGATCGAGGGCGCCGCTCCACATGGTCAGGAACAGCGCGACGACAACAAGGATGGCGCCGACCCAGGGGGTCGCCCCGAGACCCAGCGGCGATTCGACGACCAGACCACCGAGCCAAGCGCCGATTGCGATACCGAGGTTGAAGGCGGCGATGTTGAGAGCCGAGGCGACGTCGACGGCGCCCGGACGGTGTTCCTTGGCAAGCTTCACTACGTAGAGCTGCAGGCCCGGCACGTTGCCGAACTGAAGGAAGCCGAGTGCCGCGAGGGTGATGATCGCCAGGACCGGGGAAGCCGCGGTAAATGACAGGATGACGAGCACGATGGCCTGCAGGATGAACAGACCGACGAGCGCCTTGACCGGGTTATGATTGGCGATCTTACCGCCGGCGATGTTGCCGATGGCGATGGCGATGCCGTAAAGCACAAGGATCAGGCTGACGCTTTGCTCGGAAAAACCAGTAATTTCCTGCAGGATCGGCGCCAGGAAAGTGAAGGCGACGAAAGTGCCACCGTAACCGAGCGCGGTCATGGCGAAGACGATCAGCAGACGGCCGGAGCCGAGGACGCGGACCTGGTCGAGCAGGCTTGCCGGCGGCGCTTTCTTCAAATTGTGCGGCAAAAGGGCGGCAATGGCGATAAAGGCGATGACGCCAAGCGCGGCAACGGCCCAGAAGGTCGCACGCCAGCCGAAGAGCTGACCGATATAGGTCCCGATCGGCACGCCGGTGACGATGGCGACGGTCAGGCCCATGAACATCATGGCGATGGCCGAGGCACGGCGGTTCTCCGGCACGAGGTCGGCGGTGGTCGAGCCGACGGAGAAGAAGACGCCGTGGGCGAAGGCGGCAAGGACGCGGGCGATAAGCAGAAGCTCATAACTCGGCGACAGGGCTGCGACCGTATTGCCGACGATGAACAGGGCCCATCAAGCCGAGCAGCAGCGGCTTTCTTTCGATCTTGCCGGTCAGCGCCGTCAGGATCGGCGCGCCGAAGGTGACGCCGAGCGCATAGACGCTGACGATGAGGCCGGCGAGCGGCAGGGTGATGTTGAGGTCGTTCGCAACCGTCGGCAAAAGCCCGACGATCACGAACTCGGTAGTGCCGGTCGCGTAGGCCGCAATCGTCAAGGCAAAAATTGCTAAAGGCATGACAGATTCCTCTCCCTCGACATCCGGTCGAGGGCGTTGGAGACAGCCGCGCTGTCCGGTGGAGTGATTGGTGAACGCAAAATGGTCAAAGAGAGCTTGCGTGATAATTAGGAGTGCTGGATAAATTCCTTTGAATTGAATTCACAGGATGGGGCAGATGGACAATCGCGCTGGTGAAATGGAAGTATTTGTAAGTGCTGCGGAATTGCAGAGTTTTTCGGCTGCAGGACGGCGGTTGAGGCTCTCCCCATCGGCGGTCAGCAAGCTCATCACCCGGATCGAGGACCGGCTCGGAACACGTCTGCTCGTGCGTTCAACACGGACAATGACGCTGACGCCGGAAGGCGAAGTCTATTTGTTGAGAGCCCGGCGAATTCTGGCAGAGATCGCAGAAACCGAGCAGATTGTTGCAGGCGGTGAAAAATTGATGCCGAGGGGGTTGCTTCGGGTTAACGCTTCCGTTGGCTTTGGTGAACGTTATCTCCTCCCCTTGGTACCAGCGTTCCTGGACCTCTATCCCGAAGTTCAACTCGATATTTCGCTGACTGATGGCATCATAGGACTGATTGAAGAGCGTACAGATATCGCCATCCGCTCCGGCGCAATGGACGACTCATCGCTGAAAGCACGGAAACTTTTGGAGAGTCGACGGGTCATCGTCGCTTCTCCGTCCTACCTCGAAACGCACGGCATACCAGAAGCGCCTGGGGATCTTGCAAGCCACAATTGCTTCAGTTTCAACTTCCGGCGCAGCCTCAACGAGTGGCCGTTCCGGAATCCAGGATCAACAGAGATCTATCGCCTCCCTGTTTCCGGCAACAGCTCGGTCAACAGTGGCATGATCATGCGCCGACTCTGTCTTGCCGGTAGCGGCTTGGGTCGCGTGGGCCAATTCCATGTTCAGCCGGACATCGACGCAGGTTTATTGGTTCCAGTCTTGGAGGACTATAATCCTGAAGACATCGAATTGATTCATGCCGTTTTCGCTGGGCACGAGCATCTCGCGGCCCGCATCCGCGCGTTCATAGACTTCCTGGTAGAATATGTCGGTAAGGACCAAACATGGGAGCCAATCCCGTGATGTGTTCCTGTCGTTCCTGAAGATATCCCTAAGGTCACGCTGACAGTTTTGCGAATCTTGGTCCTGCGGGTTGGGGGGGTGCCGACGAGAATGCCGGCACGCATGTTCGGCTCATACGAGCCGCGGATCCGGCTTTTCTTTTCACAGACGAAACGCGGCAGCGGTCGCCTGCGCGATCGCGTCGCCGGCCTCGGTGCTCGCGACCAGCTTCGGCTGGTTCGCGGCATCGCCCATATCGAGCATCCAATGATATCGTCCTTGTCTGCACGGATACCGATGACGCCGCTCATGCCACGACCATCCGGGCGCGGCCTGCCGGCCCAGATTTCGTTCGGGGCGATGGATGGGAAAGAATCAGCAGGCCGAAAATAGTCGGAATCGCAGGATCGCACAATCGTCCGTCGCACACCCGGTGGCTGGTCGAAGACGCCACGCAACTCGCAGCGGCGACGTATCGGCTGGGCGCGCGCGTCTACGATCTCGTCGATGTTGGACCGTCTCTTGGCCAGGCGTTCAATTTGCAAGCACTGGACTCAATCGTCAGTCACGTCGTTTCCGAGATCCTCGACGCCGATATCTTCATTGTTGGCACCCCGACCTACAAAGGGAGTTATCGTGGCTTGTTCAAGCATTACGACTTGCTTGAGCCGGACGCTCTTCATGCCAAGCCGCTTATGCTCTGTGCAACTGGGGCGGAAGACGGCACACCCTGATGCTTGAGCACCTGCTCAGGCCGCTATTCAGCTTCTTTAGGGCGCAAATTCTTCCAACAGCAGTCTACGCAACGGCGGCCGACTTCGAAAATGGCCACCTGCGTGGAGAGGAGATCAATCGACGGCTTCGCATGGCCGTGCGTGAATTGGGCCTGTTTCTCGGAGTGATCGAGTGTGACCCAGAAGGATGCGACGTGAATACGTTCGGTCTGTGATGCCGCAGTTACACGAAACCCAGAACCTTTCAAGATCGCTGAATTTTCTCGATCAGCCTACCCGCAAAATGCTGACTCCCTTTTGTAGTCTTCATTTCACAAAAAAGATTTCATTCGTGAGCACATGTCCAACGCAATGAACTGATGGCGGGGATGCCCCTTCGGCCGGCATCGACGTATGATGCCTGCTCGGCGCCGTGTGGCGCTCACGAGGGAAAGGCAGACGACTGCAGCGCATATCGTTGCGATCGACCTCGCAAAGCGGACCTTAGGTCTGCGCAACAGATGGCGCCCGTGCGGTTCTATTCAACGGCTCCTTCCGCGGGAGCGATTACAGCAGTTTCTGAGTGAGCAGCCACCTTGCATCATGGCGATAGAAGCCTGTACCACCTCTCACTTCTGGGGTTAGCTCGCTCAAAGTCGCGGCCATGATGTACGGCTGATCGCACCAATCCACGTGAAGCCTTTCGTGAAACTGCGCTCCTCCTCTTCATGATCCCGGAATACGCCAGCGGCCTCCTCACCCCGGAGCAGTCTCGCATCGCCGTTGACCACGTCCTTCGGATAGCCAACCGCGTTGCCAAAACTGTGGCGACCCGCTGCGCGGCTCGCCAGTAAGTTCGGCGCGCTTCCTATCGAAAGCTACTGATTAGGTGGATTCGTTGCGTGTCCTAAGGATCGTGTGGTCGAGGCTCGGCGCGCCTGAGATTGGTGAATTGAATTCATAACAGTTGATGCGG of the Sinorhizobium chiapasense genome contains:
- a CDS encoding aldo/keto reductase, whose product is MHNVTANGATIPALGFGTFRVPGADVLRIVPHAVKVGFRHVDTAQIYGNEAEVGEAIVNSGVARGDIFLTTKVWVENYGHDAFIKSVDESLKKLKTDYVDLLLLHWPNEAVSLAEQIGALNEVKQAGKVRHIGVSNFNTDLMAESVKLSQAPIVTNQIEYHPYLNQDVVIAAAKKAGMSITGYYGMADGKVFNDSVLKDIGAKHGKSVAQVVLRWLVQQEGVIALSKTVGEARAAENFAIFDFALSADEMAAIHALAVPGGRIVSPDGLAPVWDKAA
- a CDS encoding MoaF-related domain-containing protein, which encodes MFAFPFAGRTFEVDYGDLVATNAYSGEKNSLTYEITDGPLKGATAGVAFEWKELDGGTYVISWQEADGSTVVHVDNFERGSSLTFFTTPQSDFYRLSGTLRPLADQK
- a CDS encoding LysR substrate-binding domain-containing protein: MDNRAGEMEVFVSAAELQSFSAAGRRLRLSPSAVSKLITRIEDRLGTRLLVRSTRTMTLTPEGEVYLLRARRILAEIAETEQIVAGGEKLMPRGLLRVNASVGFGERYLLPLVPAFLDLYPEVQLDISLTDGIIGLIEERTDIAIRSGAMDDSSLKARKLLESRRVIVASPSYLETHGIPEAPGDLASHNCFSFNFRRSLNEWPFRNPGSTEIYRLPVSGNSSVNSGMIMRRLCLAGSGLGRVGQFHVQPDIDAGLLVPVLEDYNPEDIELIHAVFAGHEHLAARIRAFIDFLVEYVGKDQTWEPIP
- a CDS encoding LLM class oxidoreductase, which encodes MSTFNAGQFFALDRIRKPEGGLTLGVELPLDNDWSPEREGLRVKEGRPFGVPDLTHYPDLVRQVDRSGFAAVWMRDVPVFDPNNFGDAGSVYDPFVNLGFLAGITENIALGTAAVVLPLRHPMMVAKAAASVDKLSGGRLILGVASGDRPVEYPLLGLDFEGRGEAFRGAVSYLRDAWKTGGLPLGDGRIEPSLDLLPKPQQPQIPMIIAGQGRQSPDWIAANMQGRFVYPNGVERLAAQARDWTTARKALGLPRGAFVSAFHLDLADDPDDQPTPRRFGARTGRNAFIDHLHALEDAGVDHLALLLRPSRRPLNEVIDELSRDVLPALNRQSSPAKTAAE